One part of the Streptomyces sp. NBC_00286 genome encodes these proteins:
- a CDS encoding lytic polysaccharide monooxygenase auxiliary activity family 9 protein: MVTAALLCLIPWSGTAVAHGSVIDPASRNYGCWDRWGDDFQNPDMAQEDPMCWQAWQDDPNAMWNWNGLYRNGSAGDFQAHVPDGQLCSGGRTEGGRYNSLDTVGAWKTTDIGSDFTVKLYDQASHGADYFLVYVTRQGFDPTTQPLTWGDLQLVARTGRYAPSQNYSIDVSTSGLTGRHVVYTIWQASHMDQTYFLCSDVNFR, from the coding sequence ATGGTCACCGCGGCCCTGCTCTGCCTGATCCCCTGGAGCGGCACCGCCGTGGCCCACGGTTCCGTCATCGACCCGGCGTCCCGTAACTACGGCTGCTGGGACCGCTGGGGCGACGACTTCCAGAACCCGGACATGGCGCAGGAAGACCCGATGTGCTGGCAGGCCTGGCAGGACGATCCGAACGCCATGTGGAACTGGAACGGCCTGTACCGCAACGGCTCCGCCGGCGACTTCCAGGCGCACGTCCCCGACGGTCAGCTGTGCAGCGGCGGCCGGACCGAGGGCGGCCGCTACAACTCCCTGGACACCGTGGGCGCCTGGAAGACCACGGACATCGGCAGCGACTTCACCGTCAAGCTGTACGACCAGGCCAGCCATGGCGCGGACTACTTCCTGGTCTACGTCACCCGCCAGGGCTTCGACCCCACCACCCAGCCCCTGACCTGGGGCGACCTCCAACTGGTCGCCCGGACCGGCAGGTACGCCCCGAGCCAGAACTACTCGATCGACGTGAGCACCTCGGGTCTCACCGGCCGCCATGTCGTCTACACGATCTGGCAGGCCTCGCACATGGACCAGACGTACTTCCTGTGCAGTGACGTGAACTTCCGCTGA
- a CDS encoding ABC transporter ATP-binding protein: MTKAEPALVVRGLCKSYPLPGGGRTAAVDDVSFSVAAGCSLGVVGESGSGKTTVARMLVGLVRPDAGTIAVNGRERTPRERGGKLPGPGRRRPGGGRTARLRRAREIQIVFQDPYVSLDPRLTARQCLHGALRLHGRYEGEAAVTRVGELLDQVGLGKREADARPCGLSGGQRQRLAIARALAVDPQVLVLDEAVAALDVSIQAQILQLLADIRRETGVALVFVSHDLAVVRHITDDTLVMRRGRTVETGPTARVLDAPADPYTRLLLSSVPREGWDPAETVRLRGELAGATRKD, encoded by the coding sequence ATGACCAAGGCCGAACCCGCACTCGTCGTACGGGGCCTGTGCAAGAGCTATCCGCTCCCGGGCGGCGGCCGTACGGCGGCCGTGGACGACGTCTCGTTCTCCGTGGCGGCCGGCTGCTCGCTGGGCGTCGTCGGCGAGTCCGGCTCCGGAAAGACCACGGTGGCCCGGATGCTGGTGGGCCTCGTACGGCCGGACGCGGGAACGATCGCCGTGAACGGGCGGGAGCGGACACCCCGGGAACGCGGCGGAAAGCTGCCCGGGCCCGGGCGGAGGCGGCCGGGCGGGGGCAGAACGGCACGTCTGCGCCGTGCCCGCGAGATCCAGATCGTCTTCCAGGATCCGTATGTCTCCCTGGACCCCCGCCTGACAGCGCGTCAGTGCCTGCACGGCGCCTTGCGGCTGCACGGCCGGTACGAGGGTGAGGCCGCCGTGACGCGGGTCGGCGAACTGCTCGATCAGGTGGGCCTGGGCAAGCGCGAGGCCGATGCCCGGCCATGCGGGCTGTCGGGCGGGCAGCGTCAGCGGCTGGCCATCGCCCGTGCGCTGGCCGTGGATCCTCAGGTGCTGGTTCTGGACGAGGCGGTGGCGGCGCTGGACGTGTCGATCCAGGCGCAGATCCTCCAGCTTCTCGCCGATATCCGCCGGGAGACCGGGGTGGCCCTGGTCTTCGTCAGCCACGACCTGGCCGTCGTACGGCACATCACCGACGACACGCTGGTGATGCGCCGCGGCCGCACGGTCGAGACCGGCCCGACGGCCCGCGTCCTGGACGCTCCGGCGGACCCGTACACCCGGCTCCTGCTCTCCTCCGTGCCACGCGAGGGCTGGGATCCCGCCGAGACGGTACGGCTGCGCGGCGAACTCGCCGGAGCGACGCGGAAGGACTGA
- a CDS encoding ABC transporter ATP-binding protein — MLLDIENLTLRLPSGAAARPLLAEVSLTVGRSEVVGLVGESGSGKSTTARAVLGMLPAGASVSGAVRVDGEDVLAMEPGRLRAHRSRTVSMVFQDPRSAMNPVRRIGDFLTEPLVRVLGLPKRKAAAKAVELLAAVGLPDPERRMRQRPHELSGGMLQRVVIAAALATDPGLLLADEATSALDATTQAEVLALLRGIQEERRQAGSGLGTLFITHDLPLAAAYCDRVYVMYAGRVVEHQPARGLFADPRHPYTRGLLDCSPSLGDKRELRPIPGRPPSLSDTFTGCPFAPRCPRAEEECESWTPVTVPFGGDGGPADSESVDGGSAACRRLELAARSSA, encoded by the coding sequence ATGCTGCTGGACATCGAGAATCTCACCCTCCGGCTGCCCTCCGGGGCCGCCGCCCGGCCCCTGCTCGCCGAGGTGTCGCTGACCGTCGGCCGGAGCGAAGTGGTCGGCCTGGTCGGCGAGTCGGGCTCCGGGAAGTCGACCACGGCGCGGGCGGTGCTGGGAATGCTGCCCGCGGGAGCGTCGGTCTCCGGCGCCGTGCGGGTGGACGGCGAGGACGTACTCGCCATGGAACCCGGCCGCCTGCGCGCCCACCGGTCCCGTACCGTCTCCATGGTCTTCCAGGACCCCCGCTCGGCGATGAACCCGGTCCGCAGGATCGGCGACTTCCTCACCGAGCCGCTCGTACGCGTCCTGGGGCTGCCGAAGCGCAAGGCGGCGGCGAAGGCCGTGGAGCTGCTGGCCGCCGTGGGGCTGCCCGATCCGGAGCGCCGGATGCGGCAGCGCCCGCACGAGCTGTCCGGCGGCATGCTGCAACGGGTCGTGATCGCCGCCGCGCTCGCCACGGACCCCGGCCTCCTGCTCGCCGACGAGGCGACGAGCGCGCTGGACGCGACCACCCAGGCGGAGGTGCTGGCCCTGCTGCGCGGCATCCAGGAGGAGCGGCGGCAGGCCGGCAGCGGCCTCGGCACCCTGTTCATCACGCACGATCTGCCGCTCGCCGCCGCCTACTGCGACCGCGTGTACGTGATGTACGCGGGCCGCGTGGTGGAACACCAGCCCGCCCGCGGACTGTTCGCCGACCCCCGGCATCCCTACACCCGCGGTCTGCTGGACTGCTCGCCCTCGCTGGGCGACAAGCGCGAACTGCGCCCCATCCCCGGCCGCCCGCCGTCCCTGTCCGACACCTTCACCGGCTGCCCGTTCGCCCCGCGCTGCCCGCGCGCCGAGGAGGAGTGCGAGAGCTGGACGCCGGTGACGGTGCCGTTCGGCGGCGACGGCGGACCGGCGGACAGTGAATCCGTGGACGGCGGGTCGGCCGCCTGCCGCCGTCTGGAACTCGCAGCGAGGAGCAGCGCATGA
- a CDS encoding ABC transporter permease, whose protein sequence is MTTLTAAGALLPVKVRARRPVPVMLAGGFLALVVVAALFAPLLAPYAPDAVDLSASLAGTSPDHLLGTDTSGQDLLSRVLYGARSSLLAPLALLALAALLGITMGTVAAWYGGWVDTLLSRVTDVMYAFPGLLFVVLVIAVFGDGLTTSVVAMGLAYAPTIARYTRSLALSERSKPYIDAYRVQGMGGARICVRHLVPNLSGALVGYLVVLFGEGLMSLATLSYLGFGAGSPSIDWGLMVQEGQDAVVQGALLPALVPGTAIAAVVVAFNIVGVWVSDRLGQGR, encoded by the coding sequence ATGACGACTCTGACAGCAGCCGGGGCACTGCTCCCGGTCAAAGTGCGGGCCCGGCGGCCGGTACCGGTGATGCTGGCGGGCGGCTTCCTCGCCCTGGTCGTGGTGGCGGCCTTGTTCGCACCCCTGCTCGCGCCGTACGCACCCGACGCCGTCGACCTGTCCGCCTCACTCGCCGGGACGAGCCCCGACCACCTGCTGGGCACCGACACCTCGGGACAGGACCTGCTCTCCCGGGTGCTGTACGGAGCCCGCTCGAGCCTGCTCGCTCCCCTGGCCCTGCTCGCGCTGGCCGCCCTGCTCGGCATCACCATGGGCACGGTCGCCGCCTGGTACGGCGGCTGGGTGGACACCCTGTTGTCACGGGTGACGGATGTGATGTACGCCTTCCCGGGCCTGCTGTTCGTCGTCCTGGTGATCGCGGTGTTCGGCGACGGCCTCACCACCTCCGTCGTCGCCATGGGGCTCGCGTACGCGCCCACCATCGCCCGGTACACCCGCAGTCTCGCCCTGTCCGAGCGGTCCAAGCCCTACATCGACGCCTATCGGGTCCAGGGCATGGGCGGGGCGCGGATCTGCGTACGTCATCTCGTGCCCAATCTGTCCGGTGCGCTCGTCGGCTACCTCGTGGTGCTGTTCGGCGAGGGACTGATGAGCCTGGCCACGCTCAGCTATCTGGGCTTCGGCGCCGGATCGCCCAGTATCGACTGGGGATTGATGGTGCAGGAGGGCCAGGACGCCGTGGTGCAGGGAGCGCTGCTGCCGGCCCTCGTACCGGGCACGGCCATCGCCGCCGTGGTGGTGGCCTTCAACATCGTCGGGGTCTGGGTCTCGGACCGGCTGGGCCAAGGAAGGTAA
- a CDS encoding ABC transporter permease encodes MLRGLPRRIAGLLATLLAASFVIFSAVYAAPGDPAVLLAGSRQELTPEKLAAVRAEYHLDEPLVVQYGRWLWESAQGDLGRSFQYRDQVADLIGARLPTTLELVAYATVFFVVLGVGSGVLAALRRGWVDSAVVGGTTLAASIPSFVAAIALVSLFGVQLGWFPVTGQGEGFAGRLHHLTLPAFALALGALAVISRVTRQAMAEAYASDHVEAARAAGLTEREIVLRHVLRNALGPIVTMCGLVMAGMLAGTVVVETAFGLSGVGSLLVSAITTHDFPVTQAVLLLMVIGYVVVTTLVDLVHPLIDPRVSLGGKAA; translated from the coding sequence ATGCTGCGCGGACTGCCGCGCCGGATCGCCGGCCTGCTCGCGACGCTGCTCGCCGCCTCGTTCGTCATCTTCTCCGCCGTCTACGCGGCTCCGGGCGACCCCGCCGTCCTGCTCGCCGGCAGCAGGCAGGAACTCACTCCCGAGAAGCTCGCGGCGGTCCGCGCCGAGTACCACCTCGACGAGCCGCTCGTCGTCCAGTACGGGCGATGGCTGTGGGAGAGCGCGCAGGGCGACCTGGGCCGGTCGTTCCAGTACCGCGACCAGGTGGCGGACCTGATCGGGGCCCGACTGCCGACCACCCTCGAACTCGTCGCCTACGCCACGGTGTTCTTCGTGGTCCTGGGCGTCGGCTCCGGGGTCCTTGCGGCGCTGCGCCGCGGCTGGGTGGACTCGGCGGTCGTCGGGGGCACCACCCTCGCCGCGTCCATCCCCTCGTTCGTCGCCGCGATCGCGCTGGTCTCGCTGTTCGGTGTGCAGCTCGGCTGGTTCCCGGTGACCGGCCAGGGCGAGGGATTCGCCGGCCGACTGCACCATCTGACACTCCCGGCCTTCGCGCTGGCACTGGGGGCGCTCGCGGTGATCAGCCGGGTGACCCGGCAGGCGATGGCCGAGGCGTACGCCTCCGATCATGTGGAGGCCGCCCGCGCCGCCGGTCTGACGGAGCGTGAGATCGTCCTGCGGCATGTGCTGCGCAACGCGCTCGGCCCGATCGTCACCATGTGCGGCCTCGTCATGGCGGGCATGCTCGCCGGAACGGTGGTCGTCGAGACCGCCTTCGGCCTCAGCGGCGTCGGCTCGCTGCTGGTGAGCGCGATCACCACGCACGACTTCCCCGTCACGCAGGCGGTGCTGCTGCTGATGGTCATCGGCTATGTCGTCGTCACGACGCTGGTCGACCTCGTCCATCCGCTGATCGACCCCCGGGTCTCGCTCGGAGGGAAGGCCGCATGA
- a CDS encoding ABC transporter substrate-binding protein yields the protein MRTKLCTAAAGLAGALLFTAGCSGASTGTGGATADAAELKLTNTTAKASGEAASVNWLVEQEPGSLDLDRQGTTSGRTVLANVCERLFQLQPDLTTQPQLASKAEYTDDRTLVLTLRDGVTFHDGSPMTADDVVWSLQRHAQPEMSESDEYEDVDEITKTGASEVTVTFKEPSALFMKALAGDAGIIMDRETVEKQGDDYGTPGQPDACTGPYRLKSWDSGSSIAIERYEDYWDDSSPALTKNVLFRWATGSALVNAVSTGAADGSYLTATGPAAVLAEKKGVRAYYGQSTTAWSLSPTDSGALKDTRLRKALSLALDREGIAKSGFSGLAQPWATPVGPGAWGYEKAAFQKAQTDLEKSTAYAASPSSDDIDEAKRLVEEAGAPAQPIVVASDGGESQTVITNAVRGAAQKIGLEVTVKTVPPSQYDEFFADPKAREGFDLIAVDWYISKADPVGFYDNGMSGSANNWLGYADSGYDALVKKAQQTIDDKERAKLVIEAQSKFADAAVWIPLVQVPSVLVLGEKYTGPPASMVSLYYPWAADLGTKG from the coding sequence ATGAGAACCAAGCTCTGTACCGCCGCAGCCGGCCTCGCGGGAGCACTGCTGTTCACCGCGGGATGCTCCGGCGCCTCCACCGGGACGGGCGGCGCGACCGCCGACGCCGCCGAACTCAAGCTCACCAACACCACAGCCAAGGCGTCCGGCGAGGCCGCCTCGGTGAACTGGCTGGTGGAGCAGGAGCCCGGTTCGCTGGACCTGGACCGGCAGGGCACCACCAGCGGACGGACGGTGCTGGCCAACGTCTGCGAGCGGCTGTTCCAGCTCCAGCCCGACCTCACCACCCAGCCGCAGCTCGCGTCGAAGGCCGAGTACACCGACGACAGGACGCTCGTCCTCACCCTCCGCGACGGCGTCACCTTCCACGACGGCTCCCCCATGACGGCCGACGACGTGGTGTGGAGCCTGCAGCGGCACGCGCAGCCGGAGATGTCGGAGTCGGACGAGTACGAGGACGTCGACGAGATCACCAAGACCGGCGCATCCGAGGTCACCGTCACCTTCAAGGAGCCCAGCGCCCTGTTCATGAAGGCGCTGGCCGGCGACGCCGGGATCATCATGGACCGCGAGACGGTGGAGAAGCAGGGCGACGACTATGGCACCCCTGGGCAGCCGGACGCCTGCACGGGACCGTACCGGCTGAAGAGCTGGGACTCCGGGTCCTCCATCGCCATCGAGCGGTACGAGGACTACTGGGACGACAGCAGCCCGGCGCTGACGAAGAACGTCCTCTTCCGCTGGGCGACCGGCAGCGCGCTGGTCAACGCCGTCTCCACCGGCGCCGCCGACGGCTCGTATCTGACCGCGACGGGTCCGGCCGCCGTACTGGCCGAGAAGAAGGGCGTACGCGCCTACTACGGGCAGAGCACCACCGCCTGGTCGCTGAGCCCCACCGACAGCGGCGCGCTGAAGGACACCCGGCTGCGCAAGGCGCTCTCGCTGGCGCTGGACCGTGAGGGCATCGCCAAGTCCGGATTCAGCGGACTCGCCCAGCCCTGGGCGACGCCCGTCGGCCCCGGCGCATGGGGTTACGAAAAGGCCGCATTCCAGAAGGCGCAGACGGACCTGGAGAAGTCGACCGCGTACGCGGCGTCGCCGTCGTCCGACGACATCGACGAGGCCAAGAGGCTGGTCGAGGAGGCCGGGGCGCCCGCGCAGCCGATCGTCGTGGCCAGTGACGGCGGCGAGAGCCAGACGGTCATCACCAACGCGGTGCGCGGCGCGGCCCAGAAGATCGGTCTCGAGGTGACTGTGAAGACCGTGCCGCCGAGTCAGTACGACGAGTTCTTCGCCGACCCGAAGGCGCGGGAGGGCTTCGACCTGATCGCGGTCGACTGGTACATCTCCAAGGCCGACCCGGTGGGCTTCTACGACAACGGCATGTCCGGCAGCGCCAACAACTGGCTCGGCTACGCGGACAGCGGCTACGACGCCCTCGTCAAGAAGGCCCAGCAGACGATCGACGACAAGGAGCGGGCGAAGCTCGTCATCGAGGCGCAGTCGAAGTTCGCCGACGCCGCCGTGTGGATTCCCCTGGTGCAGGTGCCGTCGGTGCTGGTGCTCGGCGAGAAGTACACCGGCCCGCCCGCGTCCATGGTGTCGCTGTACTACCCCTGGGCCGCCGACCTCGGAACGAAGGGCTGA
- a CDS encoding C45 family peptidase, with translation MTASAIPIVEISGTPVERGRQYGEAVRGRLGAALAYYQEAFGQSSGLTWEQVTARAERWLEPVRAYAPDLVEEMSGIAEGAGVGLLDVLALNARGEIIYDETFARMRGRDDSTEDAVEEKGTADGCTSFAVMGEASGDGHVYCGQNWDWRAGTADTLVMLRIVQPPRPTVIMQVEAGQIGRQGANSAGIALNANGLGGRFDDAVGLPQTVIRRRVLDSESISEAVEVLCRTRGHIASNALLTCREGFAVDLETTPGAHGWLYPADGLLVHGNHYQADVPVQLAASYRPASSDSLIRVPRAEAGLRQLRTATAPDDSRKLIRQAMSDHLGHPEGLCTHPDPRQAEVKRWTTLLSSCVDLTTGDYHVTPGTPCDHEYQYLPWNLYDGPHAPN, from the coding sequence ATGACAGCCAGCGCCATCCCGATCGTCGAGATCTCCGGTACGCCCGTCGAGCGCGGCCGTCAGTACGGCGAGGCCGTGCGCGGCAGACTCGGCGCCGCGCTCGCCTACTACCAGGAAGCCTTCGGCCAGTCGTCGGGGCTCACCTGGGAGCAGGTCACCGCGCGGGCCGAGCGCTGGCTGGAGCCGGTGCGCGCGTACGCCCCCGATCTCGTCGAGGAGATGAGCGGGATCGCCGAGGGCGCCGGGGTCGGGCTGCTGGACGTGCTCGCGTTGAACGCCCGGGGCGAGATCATCTACGACGAGACCTTCGCCAGGATGCGCGGCCGGGACGACTCCACGGAGGACGCCGTGGAAGAGAAGGGCACGGCCGACGGCTGTACGTCCTTCGCTGTCATGGGCGAGGCCAGCGGTGACGGGCACGTGTACTGCGGCCAGAACTGGGACTGGCGGGCGGGCACCGCGGACACCCTCGTGATGCTGCGGATCGTCCAGCCTCCGCGCCCCACGGTGATCATGCAGGTCGAGGCGGGCCAGATCGGCCGCCAGGGCGCCAACTCCGCGGGTATCGCCCTCAACGCCAACGGTCTCGGCGGCCGTTTCGACGACGCCGTGGGCCTCCCCCAGACCGTGATCCGCCGCCGCGTCCTGGACAGCGAGTCGATCAGCGAGGCAGTCGAGGTGCTGTGCCGCACCCGCGGCCATATCGCCAGCAACGCCCTGCTGACCTGCCGCGAAGGCTTCGCCGTCGACCTGGAGACCACCCCCGGCGCGCACGGCTGGCTGTATCCGGCCGACGGCCTGCTCGTGCACGGCAACCACTACCAGGCCGACGTACCCGTCCAGCTCGCCGCCAGCTACCGCCCCGCGTCCTCCGATTCACTGATCCGCGTCCCCCGCGCCGAGGCCGGACTGCGCCAACTGCGTACAGCCACCGCCCCCGACGACTCCCGCAAGCTGATCCGCCAGGCCATGTCCGACCACCTCGGTCACCCCGAGGGCCTGTGCACCCATCCCGATCCGCGCCAGGCGGAGGTCAAGCGGTGGACGACGCTGCTGTCCTCCTGCGTGGACCTGACCACCGGCGACTACCACGTAACCCCGGGCACCCCCTGCGACCACGAGTACCAGTACCTGCCCTGGAACCTCTACGACGGCCCGCACGCACCGAACTGA
- a CDS encoding MurR/RpiR family transcriptional regulator: MSETEDVTGATRLHATIRDLWGELSASERVVAQYLASTPPEHLLFASAQELGTASGTSNATVVRALQRLGYTGLPALKRELAADFTSATAPEERLKQRIAHVGHDLEQIKDRVFDEAAERLEQCRRLLETDVFKQAVQILADAREVVAYGVGASELAARHLVLKLRRAGRRARFVGATGFTMADELLDLGRGDAVVILQPGRLLREFTVLTERARAVGASVLLVTDEPTSPLAARADVVISAPHTPTGITAESLTGTVIMDTLVLALASLDEHRAVETSHQLTVLRGQLLDPTEPRPRKN; this comes from the coding sequence ATGAGCGAAACAGAAGACGTAACCGGAGCGACACGACTCCACGCCACGATTCGCGACCTGTGGGGGGAGTTGTCCGCCTCCGAGCGCGTGGTGGCCCAGTACCTGGCGAGCACGCCGCCGGAGCACCTGCTGTTCGCCAGCGCGCAGGAGCTGGGCACGGCGAGCGGCACCAGCAACGCCACCGTCGTACGGGCCCTGCAGCGCCTCGGCTACACCGGACTGCCCGCGCTCAAGCGGGAACTCGCCGCCGACTTCACCTCCGCGACCGCCCCCGAGGAGCGGCTCAAGCAGCGCATCGCCCATGTCGGCCACGACCTGGAGCAGATCAAGGACCGCGTCTTCGACGAGGCAGCCGAGCGTCTCGAACAGTGCCGCAGGCTGCTGGAGACGGACGTATTCAAGCAGGCGGTCCAGATTCTGGCCGACGCGCGCGAAGTGGTCGCGTACGGCGTCGGCGCCTCCGAACTCGCCGCCCGCCACCTGGTGTTGAAGCTGCGCCGGGCCGGCCGTCGGGCACGCTTCGTCGGCGCCACCGGCTTCACGATGGCCGACGAACTGCTGGACCTCGGCCGCGGCGACGCCGTGGTGATCCTCCAACCCGGCAGACTGCTACGGGAGTTCACCGTCCTCACCGAGCGGGCCCGGGCGGTAGGCGCGAGCGTCCTACTCGTCACCGACGAACCCACCAGCCCCCTCGCCGCCCGCGCCGACGTGGTGATCAGCGCGCCCCACACCCCGACTGGCATCACCGCCGAGTCCCTGACCGGCACGGTCATCATGGACACCCTCGTCCTGGCCCTCGCCTCACTGGACGAACACCGGGCCGTCGAGACCTCCCACCAACTCACCGTCCTGCGCGGCCAGTTGCTCGACCCCACCGAGCCACGGCCGCGCAAGAACTGA
- a CDS encoding FadR/GntR family transcriptional regulator has product MSAVDKAFHGLRHMIATGRLGAGERIPPEAELGEELGVSRGSLREAVRMLAALGVVEPRHGSGTYVSQLRPEDIIGSLSLTLELLPLPGLLEVYEIRRVLEAHVAAKAAARRTPETVRTLFSLIEAMEATDDPAEASELDHRFHAEIARAAENPTLASLLAVFRARSRKYQVFTLPEGPELRRKSDADHRVLATAIADRDPGSAAGAAEAHVTQTERWLRAFMPPVEEGARGREKSGEADGALS; this is encoded by the coding sequence ATGTCCGCAGTCGACAAGGCGTTCCACGGCCTACGACACATGATCGCGACGGGACGTCTCGGTGCGGGCGAGCGCATTCCGCCCGAGGCCGAGCTCGGCGAGGAACTCGGCGTCTCGCGGGGATCGTTGCGTGAGGCCGTGCGGATGCTCGCGGCCCTGGGAGTGGTCGAGCCGCGGCACGGCTCGGGTACCTACGTCTCCCAGCTCAGGCCGGAGGACATCATCGGCAGCCTTTCGCTGACCCTCGAACTTCTGCCGCTGCCCGGCCTGTTGGAGGTGTACGAGATCCGGCGGGTCCTGGAGGCTCATGTCGCGGCCAAGGCCGCCGCGCGCCGAACCCCCGAGACCGTGCGGACGCTCTTCTCGCTCATCGAGGCCATGGAGGCCACCGACGACCCCGCCGAGGCCTCGGAGCTCGACCACCGCTTCCACGCGGAGATCGCCCGGGCCGCCGAAAACCCCACCCTCGCCTCCCTGCTCGCGGTCTTCCGCGCCCGCTCCCGCAAGTACCAGGTCTTCACCCTCCCCGAGGGCCCCGAGCTGCGGCGCAAGAGCGACGCGGACCACCGCGTACTGGCCACCGCGATCGCCGACCGCGACCCTGGCTCCGCCGCGGGCGCGGCCGAGGCCCACGTCACCCAGACGGAGCGGTGGCTGCGTGCCTTCATGCCTCCGGTGGAGGAGGGCGCCCGGGGCCGGGAGAAGAGCGGCGAGGCTGACGGCGCCCTGAGCTGA